One region of Halomicrobium sp. LC1Hm genomic DNA includes:
- a CDS encoding ketopantoate reductase family protein, which produces MDVFVFGAGSLGSLIGGLLARSHDVTLVGREPHVRTVERSGLTVEGAIEAHVGPAAGTTPPAAAALAVVTVTAGDTDAAAAALSDTALDACLSLQNGMGNEATLAQRLDCPVLAGTCTYGARLTEPGVVACTGVGEVVLGPREGGHSAPADRAGAAFTDAGVETTVADDMPRRLWEKLAVNAGINATTALARVPNGALVDGPARRVAERAARETAAVAREHGVDLSDERAAEAMAQVATDTAANHSSMLQDVADGRQTEIDAINGYVVEQSADVAVPVNETLTALVRAWESS; this is translated from the coding sequence ATGGACGTCTTCGTCTTCGGGGCGGGGAGCCTCGGCAGTCTGATCGGCGGGCTGCTGGCACGCAGCCACGACGTGACTCTGGTCGGGCGCGAGCCACACGTCAGAACGGTCGAGCGATCGGGGCTGACGGTCGAGGGTGCGATCGAAGCCCACGTGGGCCCGGCCGCGGGGACGACGCCGCCCGCCGCGGCAGCCCTCGCCGTCGTGACGGTCACGGCCGGTGACACCGACGCGGCCGCCGCGGCGCTTTCTGACACGGCACTCGACGCCTGTCTCTCGCTGCAGAACGGCATGGGAAACGAGGCGACGCTCGCCCAGCGACTGGACTGTCCCGTCCTCGCGGGCACCTGTACCTACGGCGCACGCCTGACCGAACCCGGCGTGGTCGCGTGTACCGGCGTCGGCGAGGTCGTGCTGGGCCCCCGCGAGGGCGGCCACTCCGCGCCGGCCGACCGTGCTGGGGCGGCGTTTACCGACGCCGGTGTCGAGACCACCGTCGCCGACGACATGCCGCGACGGCTCTGGGAGAAGCTGGCGGTCAACGCCGGGATCAACGCCACGACGGCGTTGGCCCGCGTTCCCAACGGCGCGCTCGTCGACGGCCCGGCCCGGCGCGTCGCCGAGCGTGCTGCACGGGAAACGGCGGCCGTGGCCCGCGAGCACGGCGTCGATCTGTCGGACGAACGGGCCGCCGAGGCGATGGCGCAGGTGGCCACGGACACCGCCGCGAACCACTCCTCGATGTTGCAGGACGTGGCCGACGGACGACAGACCGAGATCGACGCGATCAACGGCTACGTCGTAGAGCAGTCTGCGGATGTGGCGGTGCCGGTCAACGAGACGCTGACCGCGCTCGTGCGAGCGTGGGAATCGAGCTAG
- a CDS encoding rubredoxin-like domain-containing protein, which yields MSEMPDAASDMGLGFGETVYDEDGQRLGTIRGFDEGGFYVTLEGGMAAMSIEHVRAGESGEAELMWRCWDCGAMGEIEDIPEECPDCGAPKEDIYYWTED from the coding sequence ATGTCAGAGATGCCAGACGCGGCCAGCGACATGGGACTGGGCTTCGGAGAGACCGTCTACGACGAGGACGGCCAGCGACTCGGGACGATCCGCGGGTTCGACGAGGGGGGGTTCTACGTCACGCTCGAAGGCGGCATGGCCGCCATGTCGATCGAACACGTCCGCGCCGGTGAGTCCGGAGAGGCCGAACTGATGTGGCGGTGCTGGGACTGTGGCGCGATGGGCGAGATCGAGGACATCCCCGAGGAGTGCCCCGACTGCGGTGCGCCGAAGGAGGACATCTACTACTGGACTGAGGACTGA
- the metX gene encoding homoserine O-acetyltransferase gives MDVDHQTLSLGEFEFACGETIPELEVAYETYGEFDGDNAVLVCHALTGSAHVAGRGRFEDSDQAFAWWDNIVGPGKAIDTTEYYVICVNDPGSCYGTSGPASTNPETDEPYGTAFPPVTVGDWTEAQRAVLDELGVPHLHAVVGGSVGGMNALDWVKRHPDHVERVVAIAAAARLDPQCLALDGIARRAITTDDDWNGGDYYGDDRPDPDEGLALARELGHVMYLSKATMEQRFGRRAATREYERAFPTDPAGRFFPYRDVESYLDHNATKFVDRFDANSYLYLTRAMDNYDLSSGFESDADAVAAFDGEALLMSFTGDWHFTTEQSEELADAFRETDTATAHHVVDSDYGHDAFLVEPDRVGPPVADFLADGVGGSAVSDTTDDDDGDDGPDHAPVHTSLFS, from the coding sequence ATGGACGTAGACCACCAGACCCTCTCGCTGGGCGAGTTCGAGTTCGCCTGTGGCGAGACGATCCCCGAGCTCGAAGTCGCGTACGAGACCTACGGCGAGTTCGACGGCGACAACGCCGTCCTCGTCTGTCACGCGCTCACCGGCAGCGCACACGTCGCCGGCCGCGGTCGCTTCGAAGACTCCGATCAGGCCTTCGCCTGGTGGGACAACATCGTCGGTCCGGGCAAGGCCATCGACACGACCGAGTACTACGTGATCTGCGTGAACGACCCCGGCTCCTGTTATGGCACGTCCGGGCCGGCCTCGACGAACCCCGAGACCGACGAGCCCTACGGGACGGCGTTCCCGCCGGTGACCGTCGGCGACTGGACGGAGGCCCAGCGGGCCGTGCTGGACGAACTCGGAGTGCCCCACCTCCACGCGGTCGTCGGCGGCAGCGTCGGCGGCATGAACGCGCTGGACTGGGTCAAGCGCCATCCCGACCACGTCGAGCGCGTCGTCGCCATCGCCGCCGCCGCGCGACTCGACCCGCAGTGTCTCGCGCTGGACGGGATCGCCCGCCGGGCGATCACGACCGACGACGACTGGAACGGTGGGGACTACTACGGCGACGACCGCCCGGACCCAGACGAGGGGCTGGCGCTGGCCCGCGAACTCGGGCACGTGATGTACCTCTCGAAGGCGACGATGGAGCAGCGCTTCGGCCGTCGGGCGGCCACGAGAGAGTACGAGCGGGCCTTCCCGACGGATCCGGCGGGCCGGTTCTTCCCCTACCGGGACGTGGAGTCGTACCTCGATCACAACGCCACGAAGTTCGTCGACCGCTTCGACGCGAACAGCTACCTCTACCTGACCCGAGCGATGGACAACTACGACCTCTCGTCGGGCTTCGAGTCCGACGCCGACGCCGTCGCCGCCTTCGACGGCGAGGCGTTGCTGATGTCCTTTACCGGCGACTGGCACTTCACCACAGAACAGTCCGAAGAGCTGGCCGACGCGTTCCGCGAGACCGACACCGCGACCGCACACCACGTGGTCGACTCCGACTACGGCCACGACGCCTTCCTCGTCGAGCCCGACCGCGTCGGCCCGCCCGTCGCCGACTTCCTCGCCGACGGCGTCGGCGGCAGCGCCGTCTCCGACACCACCGACGACGACGACGGCGACGACGGTCCCGACCACGCCCCGGTTCACACGAGCCTCTTTTCGTGA
- a CDS encoding O-acetylhomoserine aminocarboxypropyltransferase/cysteine synthase family protein, protein MTDDTQGFGTRCVHAGQEEPDPATGARAPPIYQTTSYVFEDADTAAQRYALDDTGNVYSRFDNPTVSMLERRIASLENGTAAVATGSGMAALDAGTSILASAGDNVVTAASIYGGTHSYLANMGPRRGIETRFVDTLDPQAYADAIDDDTAYVHFETIGNPSLVTPPMAEIAEVAHDRGVPVFVDNTFGTPYLCNPLDHGVDLVWESTTKWIHGSGTTVGGVLVDGGSFPWAEYPEKYPELGAPNPAFDGITFAERFEGEAFAHAVRQRAVRSLGDGQKPFDAWATLQGCETLKLRMQQHCESAMAVAEHLRDHPEVAWVTYPGLEDHETHDNANRYLDGGYGGIVTFGLEGGYDAGREVCERTDLAQFLANIGDAKTLVIHPASTTHAQLSEDEQRASGVTPDLIRCSVGIEDTEDVVADLDRAIEEAS, encoded by the coding sequence ATGACCGACGACACCCAGGGGTTCGGGACGCGCTGTGTCCACGCCGGCCAGGAGGAGCCCGATCCGGCGACGGGCGCGCGTGCGCCACCGATCTACCAGACCACGTCGTACGTGTTCGAGGACGCCGATACCGCCGCCCAGCGGTACGCTCTCGACGACACCGGCAACGTCTACTCGCGGTTCGACAACCCGACGGTGTCGATGCTGGAGCGGCGCATCGCCTCGCTGGAGAACGGCACTGCGGCGGTGGCCACGGGCTCGGGGATGGCCGCGCTGGACGCCGGTACGTCGATCCTCGCGAGCGCGGGCGACAACGTCGTCACGGCCGCCTCGATCTACGGGGGGACTCACTCCTATCTGGCCAACATGGGACCGCGCCGCGGCATTGAGACGCGCTTCGTCGACACGCTGGACCCACAGGCCTACGCCGACGCCATCGACGACGACACCGCCTACGTCCACTTCGAGACCATCGGGAACCCCTCGCTCGTGACGCCGCCGATGGCGGAGATCGCCGAGGTCGCTCACGATCGTGGCGTCCCCGTCTTCGTCGACAACACCTTCGGCACGCCGTATCTCTGTAACCCGCTGGATCACGGCGTCGACCTCGTCTGGGAGTCGACGACCAAGTGGATCCACGGCTCGGGGACGACCGTCGGCGGCGTGCTGGTCGACGGCGGCTCGTTCCCGTGGGCGGAGTACCCCGAGAAGTACCCGGAGCTCGGGGCTCCCAATCCGGCCTTCGACGGGATCACCTTCGCCGAGCGATTCGAGGGCGAGGCGTTCGCACACGCGGTCCGCCAGCGCGCCGTTCGCTCGCTGGGCGACGGCCAGAAGCCCTTCGACGCCTGGGCTACCCTCCAGGGATGTGAGACGCTCAAGCTCCGGATGCAACAGCACTGCGAGTCGGCGATGGCCGTCGCCGAACACCTCCGAGACCACCCCGAGGTGGCGTGGGTCACCTACCCCGGACTCGAAGATCACGAGACCCACGACAACGCGAACCGCTACCTCGACGGCGGCTACGGCGGCATCGTCACCTTCGGCCTGGAGGGGGGCTACGACGCCGGCCGCGAGGTGTGCGAGCGGACCGATCTCGCGCAGTTCCTCGCCAACATCGGCGACGCCAAGACGCTCGTGATCCATCCCGCGAGCACGACCCACGCACAGCTCAGCGAGGACGAACAGCGGGCCAGCGGCGTCACGCCGGACCTGATCCGCTGTAGCGTCGGCATCGAGGACACCGAGGACGTCGTCGCCGACCTCGACCGGGCCATCGAGGAGGCCAGCTAA
- a CDS encoding transglutaminase domain-containing protein has translation MADDESLFEVGGTRDYSRVALVVVTLLALVVATTAVPALSPAGTDTPASSLVPIPEEVRGGSGGSGSGGGGGLGALSPGDSTDVGGSLGGESALRSQSDEVHFRVQSTQASYWRTGAYGEYTGAGWERRDGATPVEGELPVEGARDGRVTYEVTLERSAASLPTVWRPTRVSRPGVSVTENGAITADGAVPKGTSYTGVSQRPADDPAVLSQAGREYPAAIEDRYTQLPADSEARLGAFTDELTADDDDPYETARTIERWLESNKAYSLNASHDPEREAGVATQFVFDMESGYCEYFATSMVAMLRSQDIPARYVVGYSTGEQVGENSYTVRGMNAHAWTEVYFPDVGWVRFDATPGDERRQQERAALDDEPATATPTPAPTDQPPTDTPMPTDTATPTPTERDDTADGGYDVSLNRTAVPGVPVTVTVTEDGVPVMGAQVLFNGEPVGATATDGNVTATVPYAATLNVTIAGTADERVVVYGAPSRENGRLFRPAGPATHDTETFELNTTAAIAVSGDLATGSEVSVLALVDGEPLRRAAVTLAGEQVATTDDRGRATVRLPEEPGETTLAVRRGAVEGTRTLTLGRLNVSVEPTAPLALPLTDARVNATVAGEPTAGATVALDGERIGTTGVDGTTTVSLPLADSATVAVSQYGQSRRTALEGLYANLAAVVAALLVAVVAAVALARRYGVTPRRIGAALARSGQLVVVALVGIGSLLDRAIRRLYRRAALTVDHLRALVTGRVSPTALLAALRRWLADRSGGVQSTVTARFESLAPAGDGDAGSDDAHATIREGWSQFLGHVSVARPERRTPEAIAAHAVEVDDLPADAVWTIVDAFRAVEYGQREPTERVPAVDAALAAIDDAVERADDTDGDAPEGKPEVAD, from the coding sequence ATGGCAGATGACGAATCTCTCTTCGAGGTCGGCGGCACGCGCGACTACTCGCGGGTCGCGCTCGTGGTAGTCACGCTGCTCGCGCTCGTGGTGGCGACGACCGCGGTGCCGGCGCTGTCGCCGGCAGGCACCGACACGCCAGCCTCGTCGCTGGTCCCGATCCCCGAGGAGGTCCGGGGTGGGTCGGGGGGCAGCGGCTCCGGCGGTGGCGGCGGGCTCGGCGCGCTGAGTCCCGGCGACAGCACCGACGTTGGCGGGTCGCTGGGCGGCGAGTCGGCCCTGCGATCACAGAGCGACGAAGTCCACTTCCGGGTCCAGAGCACGCAGGCAAGCTACTGGCGGACGGGTGCCTACGGCGAGTACACGGGCGCGGGCTGGGAGCGACGCGACGGGGCGACGCCGGTCGAGGGCGAACTGCCCGTCGAGGGCGCTCGCGACGGCCGCGTCACCTACGAGGTGACCCTCGAACGGAGCGCCGCGTCGCTCCCGACCGTCTGGCGGCCGACTCGGGTCTCTCGGCCGGGCGTCTCGGTCACCGAGAACGGTGCGATCACGGCCGACGGGGCCGTCCCGAAGGGGACCAGCTACACCGGCGTCAGTCAGCGCCCGGCCGACGATCCGGCCGTACTGAGCCAGGCCGGCCGGGAGTATCCGGCGGCGATCGAGGACCGGTACACCCAGCTCCCGGCCGACAGCGAGGCCCGCCTCGGGGCGTTCACCGACGAGCTGACGGCCGACGACGACGATCCCTACGAGACCGCTCGCACGATCGAGCGGTGGCTCGAATCGAACAAGGCCTATTCGCTGAACGCCAGCCACGATCCCGAGCGGGAGGCCGGCGTCGCGACGCAGTTCGTCTTCGACATGGAGTCGGGGTACTGCGAGTACTTCGCCACGTCGATGGTCGCGATGCTGCGCAGTCAGGACATTCCCGCCCGCTACGTCGTCGGCTACTCCACCGGCGAGCAGGTCGGAGAGAACAGCTACACCGTCCGGGGGATGAACGCCCACGCCTGGACCGAGGTGTACTTCCCCGACGTGGGCTGGGTCCGCTTCGACGCCACGCCGGGCGACGAGCGCCGCCAACAGGAGCGGGCCGCGCTGGACGACGAGCCGGCCACGGCGACACCCACACCGGCTCCGACGGACCAGCCCCCGACCGACACGCCGATGCCGACGGACACGGCGACACCGACGCCGACCGAGCGGGACGACACCGCAGACGGCGGCTACGACGTGTCGCTGAACCGGACGGCCGTCCCCGGCGTGCCGGTGACCGTGACCGTCACCGAAGACGGCGTTCCGGTGATGGGCGCGCAGGTCCTGTTCAACGGCGAGCCGGTCGGTGCCACGGCCACGGACGGGAACGTGACCGCCACCGTCCCCTACGCCGCGACGCTCAACGTGACGATCGCCGGCACCGCCGACGAGCGGGTGGTCGTCTACGGCGCGCCGAGCCGCGAGAACGGGCGGCTCTTCCGACCGGCCGGCCCCGCGACCCACGACACCGAGACCTTCGAGCTGAACACGACCGCGGCGATCGCCGTGAGCGGCGATCTCGCCACCGGCAGCGAGGTGTCGGTGCTCGCGCTCGTCGACGGCGAACCGCTCCGGCGGGCGGCGGTGACACTGGCGGGCGAGCAGGTCGCGACGACCGACGACCGGGGCCGGGCGACCGTGCGCCTGCCCGAGGAGCCCGGCGAGACGACCCTGGCAGTGCGTCGCGGTGCCGTCGAGGGCACCCGGACGCTCACGCTCGGGCGGCTGAACGTGAGCGTCGAGCCGACGGCACCGCTGGCGCTCCCGCTGACCGACGCCCGGGTCAACGCGACCGTGGCGGGCGAACCGACGGCCGGCGCGACCGTCGCGCTGGACGGCGAGCGGATCGGGACGACCGGCGTCGACGGGACGACGACGGTCTCGCTGCCGCTGGCAGACAGCGCGACCGTCGCGGTCTCGCAGTACGGCCAGTCTCGCCGGACCGCCCTGGAGGGACTGTACGCGAACCTGGCGGCGGTCGTGGCCGCCCTCCTCGTCGCCGTCGTCGCCGCGGTCGCGCTGGCTCGCCGCTACGGAGTCACGCCCCGACGGATCGGGGCGGCGCTCGCCCGGAGCGGACAGTTGGTCGTCGTCGCGCTGGTGGGGATCGGCTCGCTGCTCGATCGCGCGATCCGGCGGCTCTACCGACGGGCGGCGCTGACCGTCGACCACCTGCGCGCGCTCGTCACCGGTCGCGTCTCGCCGACCGCGCTGCTGGCCGCGCTCCGGCGCTGGCTCGCGGACCGGTCGGGCGGCGTCCAGTCGACGGTGACCGCCCGCTTCGAGTCGCTGGCTCCAGCCGGCGACGGTGACGCCGGGTCCGACGACGCCCACGCGACGATCAGAGAGGGGTGGTCGCAGTTCCTCGGGCACGTCTCCGTGGCCCGGCCGGAGCGCCGGACGCCCGAGGCGATCGCCGCCCACGCCGTCGAGGTAGACGACCTCCCGGCCGACGCGGTCTGGACGATCGTCGACGCCTTCCGGGCCGTCGAGTACGGCCAGCGCGAACCCACCGAACGGGTGCCGGCCGTCGACGCGGCCCTGGCGGCGATCGACGACGCCGTCGAGCGCGCCGACGACACCGACGGCGACGCGCCCGAGGGCAAGCCGGAGGTGGCCGACTGA
- a CDS encoding DUF58 domain-containing protein, protein MTDRVRRWGVPLAGTVTLLSVGLLAAEPALFAGAAIPLAYVLVGALSRVPSGANLDADRTVAAAAPTPGDPVDVTLTVENTGRRTLTDVRIVDGVPAELTVVSGSPRACRSLRPGESTTVEYAVRSKRGTYAFDDPVVRIRPLAATEIATATVAAAGDTALTCANVVAEAPLADATLPRAGTLPTDSGGSGLEFHATRDYQSGDPVSRIDWRRFAKTGELTTVEYREEQAVRTVLVVDARPPTRVTPEAGYPTGAELAAYAAERLLDALARSSVVASITAVGLADEDLVGGLGPDGLAWADPDGGVESPQASRLFDGVQSAATRDSVAPDGGERAGAETATDRTAPDVETLLARLPPTAQVVVFSPLLDDWPTELITSLRARSYPTTVVSPDVTRGEGPAQTVVALERRLRLQSVELTGATLIDWDLDEPIDIAMRASLAELFNR, encoded by the coding sequence GTGACCGACCGGGTCCGGCGCTGGGGCGTCCCGCTCGCGGGGACGGTGACCCTACTGAGCGTCGGTCTCCTGGCCGCCGAACCGGCCCTCTTCGCGGGGGCGGCGATCCCCCTCGCCTACGTGCTGGTCGGGGCGCTCTCGCGCGTCCCGTCGGGAGCCAACCTCGACGCCGACCGGACCGTGGCCGCCGCGGCACCGACGCCAGGCGATCCGGTCGACGTGACGCTCACCGTCGAGAACACCGGCCGGCGGACCCTGACCGACGTGCGGATCGTCGACGGCGTCCCCGCCGAACTGACCGTCGTCTCGGGCTCGCCGCGGGCCTGTCGCTCGCTGCGGCCCGGCGAGTCGACGACCGTCGAGTACGCCGTCCGCTCGAAACGGGGGACCTACGCCTTCGACGATCCCGTCGTTCGGATCCGGCCGCTGGCGGCCACCGAGATCGCGACGGCGACGGTCGCCGCGGCTGGCGACACCGCCCTGACCTGTGCCAACGTGGTCGCCGAGGCACCGCTTGCCGACGCGACGCTGCCCCGCGCCGGCACGCTCCCGACCGACAGCGGCGGGAGCGGGCTGGAGTTTCACGCGACCCGCGACTACCAGTCGGGCGATCCGGTCTCGCGGATCGACTGGCGGCGCTTCGCCAAGACCGGCGAACTGACGACCGTCGAGTACCGCGAGGAGCAGGCCGTCCGCACCGTGCTGGTCGTCGACGCACGCCCCCCGACGCGGGTGACGCCGGAAGCGGGGTATCCGACGGGTGCGGAACTGGCCGCCTACGCCGCCGAGCGCCTGCTCGATGCCCTGGCCAGATCGAGTGTCGTCGCCAGCATCACTGCCGTCGGGCTCGCAGACGAGGACCTCGTGGGCGGGCTCGGTCCGGACGGACTGGCCTGGGCCGACCCCGACGGCGGCGTCGAGAGCCCGCAGGCGAGTCGTCTGTTCGACGGCGTCCAGTCGGCGGCCACGCGCGACAGCGTCGCGCCCGACGGCGGCGAGCGGGCGGGGGCCGAGACCGCGACGGATCGGACCGCCCCCGACGTGGAGACCCTGCTCGCTCGGCTCCCACCGACGGCACAGGTCGTCGTCTTCTCGCCGCTGCTCGACGACTGGCCGACGGAACTGATCACGAGCCTCCGGGCGCGGAGCTACCCGACGACCGTCGTCAGTCCCGACGTCACTCGCGGCGAGGGACCGGCCCAGACCGTCGTCGCGCTCGAACGCCGGCTGCGCCTCCAGTCGGTGGAGCTGACCGGGGCGACGCTGATCGACTGGGACCTCGACGAACCGATCGACATCGCCATGCGGGCCTCGCTCGCGGAGCTGTTCAACCGATGA
- a CDS encoding MoxR family ATPase, with protein sequence MDHETAGRACAEILDAVGSAVIAEDAFLEGVLTGILARGHVLLEDVPGTGKTLTARSFANALDLSFNRIQFTPDLLPADITGSNVYNEGTGSFEFAPGPIFANVVLADEINRAPPKTQAALLEAMGEGQVTVDGETHALPEPFFVIATQNPVEQEGTFGLPEAQRDRFVVKTAMGYPDFDGERALIDRRADRTAQAPSVTAIVDAERIPDLQRVAETVTVDGKLRDYVVELGRATRADERVDVGVSPRGIQRLFEAARARAVIEGRDYVVPEDVQRVVRDVFAHRLVLTADASVREVDPDEVVRDVLDRIEVPAVSPT encoded by the coding sequence ATGGATCACGAGACCGCCGGCCGGGCCTGCGCCGAGATTCTCGACGCCGTCGGGAGCGCGGTGATCGCCGAGGACGCCTTCCTGGAGGGCGTGTTGACCGGCATCCTCGCACGGGGCCACGTCCTGCTGGAGGACGTGCCCGGCACCGGCAAGACGCTGACCGCCCGGAGCTTCGCGAACGCGCTCGATCTCTCGTTCAACCGCATCCAGTTCACGCCGGACCTGTTGCCGGCCGACATCACCGGGTCCAACGTCTACAACGAGGGGACGGGGAGCTTCGAGTTCGCGCCGGGGCCGATCTTCGCCAACGTCGTGCTGGCCGACGAGATCAACCGCGCGCCGCCCAAGACACAGGCCGCGCTGCTGGAGGCGATGGGCGAGGGGCAGGTCACCGTCGACGGCGAGACCCACGCGCTGCCCGAGCCGTTCTTCGTCATCGCGACCCAGAACCCCGTCGAGCAGGAGGGGACCTTCGGGCTACCCGAGGCCCAGCGAGACCGATTCGTCGTCAAGACCGCGATGGGCTACCCCGACTTCGACGGCGAGCGAGCGCTGATCGACCGGCGGGCCGACCGCACCGCACAGGCACCGAGCGTCACCGCCATCGTCGACGCCGAGCGGATCCCCGACCTCCAGCGCGTCGCCGAGACCGTCACCGTCGACGGGAAACTCAGGGACTACGTGGTGGAACTCGGGCGGGCGACCCGCGCCGACGAGCGCGTCGACGTGGGCGTCTCCCCGCGCGGAATCCAGCGGCTGTTCGAGGCCGCGCGTGCTCGCGCCGTCATCGAAGGGCGAGACTACGTCGTCCCCGAGGACGTACAGCGAGTCGTCCGCGACGTGTTCGCTCACCGACTGGTGCTGACCGCCGACGCGAGCGTCCGCGAGGTCGACCCCGACGAGGTGGTCCGGGACGTACTCGACCGGATCGAGGTGCCAGCCGTCTCGCCGACCTGA